The segment TCAGCCCTATTATATCCAACACCGCGAACATTGGAGCTGTTTGTGGAGTCTCTGCTCAGTAAAGCGATGCAGGTGACGATGGCGCGGCACGCGAAGACTCTCAGCCCTTCGCATGTTAAGCAGTGCATCCTGGCCGAGTCCAGGTTCGACTTCCTTAGGGATCTGGTGAGTAACTTGTAAATGGGTCttgaaattagaaaaaaaaaaatagtttgttttaGTCTAGAGAATTTACTATCAATAAAGTTCTTTTTGGTGGACTAGTAATGGTCCACCAAAAAGAACTTTATTGATAGTAAATTCTCAAAATTATTTCTTGATATCTATAGGGCAGAATTCCATGCCTGTATGtccatgtttatttttttgcgaagcctattgtctataaattgtctttgttattacattatttttatggaaaCTTTATGAAAAAGAACCTGGGTAATTAGCATAGCATATTAACTAGTATAAGTGAACTAAATTGCAATGTTTTATCATTTCCAGGTGAAGAATATCCCAGACGTCTCGGTAGCGGAAGAAAAAGAAATGATGAGTGCCGAAAGCTCTCCGAATTCTTCTAggtaagtttttatataaaaatgaacctAAGCACTGTATCAGTGGCAGTAAATACACCTCGATCCTGGACAGAATCTTAACattttctttcttaattttttaacaaacaaacttttgtcTTCAACAGATTTTCGGACATGCCCGTCCCTCCCCGGCGGATAGCGCGGGAAGATTCCAATAGTTCGAGCAGTAGTGACGTCAAAATAGTACCTTTACAACCGCCCCGGGACCCCGTGCGGAGAGCACTGTCCACCGAGACGGAACCGCCAAGCAAACTAGCGCGAACTGAGACCGTCACCTCCACCTCACTAGATACAGCCATAGACCTATCAAAGAAGTCAACAGAAGAAAAACCGGTTGTTACCGCAAACTTTTACCAAGAGACGTTATTAACCGACGAAGTCCAGCACAGAAGTGTGATCAAGCTCAACCCTACGTACTCAAGTCCTCAACCGTCAACGAGTTACACTCCCGAACCTCTTAAAATAGACATGGTGCCAAAGCCAGCGGTGATAGAGAAACCAATTGTAGCACCTAGGACTCCTGTCACGCCAATAACGCCTAtactaaatatagattttacGAAAAATTTAACAAACCCAGAGATAAAATTGTTGGACACTGCTGCTATTGTCAGTGTACCTAAAAAAGAGAATTCTTTACGACAAATCCATAGGCAAAACTCTAAATCGGGTAGGCCCGAAGTGAAAAAGATTGAAATTAAGCCGATCCAGGCGCCCCCAGTTGATATAGACAGTTTGAATTCTGGAAATCTACAGATTGATGAAGACTATGATACCtgagtatgtatgtaattttgtttttgttttacgttttttttttggtgcgaTATTTATTTTCCGTATTCGATGTTTTAATGTTTAGGTTTTAACTAATAGTTATGTACTCAACGACTTATGATTTGACTTGTTGACACAGAGTATTAAAGAATGGAGTGCCAGGTTCTAGGTACATGATATTTTgtcttgaaaataaaaactccTTAACTTTTTTTTGATGTTGTCGCACACATAAAAAGATCAATAAGttcataaaagtaaaacaatactTTTCTCATCCTTTATTTTAATACTCTGCAATGTATTTTCATGATGGTTGTcaacaagcttttaaaacgcTCTATTTTATTTCGTCATTCACACAAGGTATCgaatatttgtataatgtttataaggatttttattatcatatgtgtaatgtgttatttttttattgcaacaaATAACATGAttgttattaaatttattttaattgcggatAATGAATATCGCGGTCCAGTCAAGTTGTTTACCAATTTAGATATATGAATGGTAAGTTTTCAAATCTAATATGTTTTTATGGGCGATAGAGTGTGGTATTCGTAAATGTGGGATTTTCAGTATGCCTagtcttttttcttctttctcctgccctgttcccaattttacttggggtcggcgcaatatgtacctattaaaaataaGGTTGTTAATTTAAGACACCTTAAAACCTAAAATTGCATTGCCCATCGTAAGATTTCAAAATACTGCAGTCGCTCAAGTTAGGGTTaagcaaatataatatttgatttaatatGAGTCTTTAGTAAACAATACAACATTTTACGAATACCCCACTTTTTCGCTATTCGCGTGAGTAACGTTTGTTTTCTCTGTCAGATTgagattgtttattttagtaTCACATTATGTCTAACGTATATgtttcattgtaaaatattatatgtcATATGTGAGCTTGACTATGTAACGATGACATTAAAAAGGGACTGTTATGTAATTTATGTGTAGTATGAAAGATAAAGTAAGCAAATGCGCAGACATTTCACAAGTCTTAAAAACCTAAGAGACAACTTCCTGAAAGTTgggtaaaaaaagttttgtaaagGCGAATTTTTTGCCGATTGTACGTGCTGCATTGTTGAGCTggcaaaataattgtaaataaagaaataaatgctataacaaaattttagttttttgtttattaagatTCCATGGAGTAGTTAACAAATGGATGGTAAAAATacattgaattttattaaaacaaataaacctGATTGAGTTTAATATACAATCAAAGTAAGACTCAGAACTGCAAGATTAACGTATCCAGATGAGTCATTCACGTATACTTCGGTAAATATACAGTAAAAATGTAACTCTCCATTTGTTATTTATTCCGTGTTGGTAGAAATACAAAGAAACTGGAATTATTTTTGTCTCGAAATATTTAAAGTGATTGAGACATAATTCACATTGAAGAAACAAGCGCCCAGTTTTATAGaaggttaaaataaattgtaatgagAATGAGagtgaaaatgtttttcaaCGAATGAACAAGATTGTGTCGGCAATATATTGTACAGTCAGCATCAAAACTGATAGTTTTAAAGTCAACGaaaacttataataataataaaaaatgtatttagaaCAACGATTGCTtcctactaaaattataaatatcttctcaaatgtaaaatttttgttGTTGACTGTACAAAGAGAGATAATATTATGAGATTGAGAAAGAAAATTGTTGGAAAGAAATGTGTGATTAAAAGTGAATTTTCAGTGTACTATGCAAGGCATGGATTACTCGAAAAGATAATACAAATTACTGCTAGTCCTAATTTGCATCACACAAAATtcgtgtatgtttgttacatgCTCTCGTACAAACGGCTGAACGGATTCCGATGATATTTGGCAGTAATGTAGCTTATAAATCAGAGTAGAATACAAGCTACTTTTCATCCCGGTTtcaggaagtagttccttcaAGAAACAGTTGGCGGAAGGCTAgtttttcaatcaaaataatgtTCTTCGCTTTGCATAGTCCCACTGAAAACTCACAAACTGCCGAATGGTCTGAACATAGTGTGACAAAATGTATAACTATTGTATATTATACTGTTCTgaaaatagtttgtataatCTGAATGTCAGAAAAAAGTGGTGTTACTGTTTATGAAATTCTTACCTGCTGTGAGGCCAAATATGCACGAATACTTTTTGTATTGCTATACAACTCCATAGCTTTTTCATGAGACCACAGACTTAGGATCCGTTcacacagaccggctcggagagcatcggcgcgcattttttttttgacacagACCGGAAACGGCTGAAAGAGTATACAATCGGAGGCAGACATCTGAAAGACCGAcaaaaagtacgcgatcggagccggtcagcttcacaccgagcgccttcgagcattcttaatgacaaaagcagtgcacatgcaaaaataaaccttactacaaatactaagtactcaattttcaacgtgttaagaatttgctctcctctccgaacCGGTCTGTCTAAATGGACCCTTAGGCTGCACTCAAACCAAACTGACAGTCAGCTGCCGAACGTGCCGTCGGTTAGATGTGAACGAGaaagtgaatatgtatggaaatacaataaactgcgtaacgttcgctcacattcggcggctgacagtctatttggtttgaacacagccttAGCGAGCGACCTATCTGTTCAATTTCACAAAATACCTACTAGGCTTATGGCTGGTGTATTCTAAGAAAAGCCGTGGTCTTATTTTTGTAGCCAAATGTCGTAAAAACATGACTTATAAAGACTACTTTAGCTTCCTAAGTATTTGAGATTTTTATCACGTTATTGCGTTTTCACTTATATTATTATGCAATTGAATGAATTATTTGAacgattttcatattttaaaacgaTTCTTGCATGctttttggcatacattttccCGCGAAGTTTTCACTTTTTTACAAATCTTGTGTATAAAATAGGAATCTTTACCTTAAACCCCGTTTTGAATGGGATCTGCGTCCAAAAATAAGCAATATGTATAAAAGTGTGATTGTACGAACGTTAGACTTTGTGTACAATGCTAAATGTATGTtatatgttgtaaattatgattaGAAATACAATTGGTGATACGTATTTGGGTTTTTGTTTCAATTCCTTACAAATTGtcctttttttttctgttaacaGGAATCATCGTTAATTTGACGCTTTGTGGTTGAGCAGTAGACCTCGTGTATTATTCATACAGTTCGGCTATCCCAAAGCCACTAGTAATTTACACGGACAAGCAAAGCTTTAAGACAAGAATAACTACTTAAtaaatgcttgagttagttaaggtatgtagggtgagtgctagctagcatgtggtcaatattgcatattgtcctcTATTGTAAAgtacaaattacattttatacaaatgtacatatcaaacattgtttaaggttcttctaacctacagacagacatgtgttgctggggagcttgttgcgccacttcttcttcccagcaaaaacacataggaagtggtgaagggtgggcgttttgggggctgtctattgtaaattcctgacgttcaaaaagtgctgtcttgcaggcaagtttgaatgaatgatttttgattttgattttactcATTCAACATGGGTCCAAAGATAGTACCTTGCGGAACTCCGGATCATTAAAttcttgtttttaattaaaacttatgcAATCAAATTAATaggttcatttatattttttaaattgtgcaTTTATATATCGGGAGCTTTTTACCGACCATAGCTGCTCGAATTTTGTGTGCTCTGGCCTCGAGAGACCTTATCAAAGGCTTGACATAGATCCGTCCACCACAAGACATAAGTGGCTCTTGTATAACTGTTGGGAGATatgaaattatgtaattatacaTTTTGTGATATGGTTTATTGAGTGTGGGGGTGAGTATGAGTATGTgtcaatatcaaaataaaactgaaaatttcatcatgtacaaaaatatttcattttaatgtcgttatttaaattaaattattgttacttAACAATAACAAGTACTTAAATTACtgcttataaatataaaattttgaatttttgctTAGTTAACCTAAGATTTAGAATACAAACGAaagccaaaaaatatgaaatatattcATGAAGTAGTTGTAATAAAGTATCAGGTAAACTAAAATGCATGATTCTTAGATAGTTCATTATGATCAGCCTCTAAGAATGGCCTGGGGAAAGGGAATCTAAAATTGACTGCTATCaaatttttaatacttaaaaaaaaatactttataatgTGAAAAAGTATTCCAtgataataatacttattttcCGGTAGTATTATTGGCAAGATCaaggtttaattattttaataaaatacttactatAGCACTGAATttccaataatatttttgaaatttttttttttcttttttgccaattttctttaataacaATCCTGAAATATTGATAATGAGACTTTAAACTGTTCGCAGATTTAAGAGGTCCACAATTTTGAGATTCAGTAATCATATCAATTAACCAAtgaaaaaaacactaaaataacaTCTTAATAGCTACATGGAAGTAACAAAATGGACacatttatacctacataacagTCTGTTGTCGTTCTATCACTTAAagctattatataatataagatCCCGTAGTCGAAGCATGGTTTGTTGCTtagtaaacttatttataatcttttttgtataaaatttatttaaatctgtcCAGCATTAgaagattgattgattgatgataTGATAGGAAAGATTTTAATCAAGATTGTTGATTGtccaattttataattataatatgaagaattatttcgaaaaaaaaaaagttttttttcatactGGGCTGTTGGATTCTGTATTTCATCAAGATTTTAGAACTTTAAAAAGATTGTTAGACGAACTCAATAAAGTTGTTTTCTTTACAGTGCTAAAATATTGGCaatgacattaaaaataagtttaccaaacagcaataatattttattaatattataatgttgatATAAATTAGGATATTGTATTAATACtgattacatttacttataaaatGGTAATTGATGGCATTTATGTACATCATTGTGGCATGga is part of the Helicoverpa zea isolate HzStark_Cry1AcR chromosome 26, ilHelZeax1.1, whole genome shotgun sequence genome and harbors:
- the LOC124642927 gene encoding uncharacterized protein LOC124642927 codes for the protein MPSKKRKYNARFPAGRIKKIMQTDEEVGKVAQAVPIIISRTLELFVESLLSKAMQVTMARHAKTLSPSHVKQCILAESRFDFLRDLVKNIPDVSVAEEKEMMSAESSPNSSRFSDMPVPPRRIAREDSNSSSSSDVKIVPLQPPRDPVRRALSTETEPPSKLARTETVTSTSLDTAIDLSKKSTEEKPVVTANFYQETLLTDEVQHRSVIKLNPTYSSPQPSTSYTPEPLKIDMVPKPAVIEKPIVAPRTPVTPITPILNIDFTKNLTNPEIKLLDTAAIVSVPKKENSLRQIHRQNSKSGRPEVKKIEIKPIQAPPVDIDSLNSGNLQIDEDYDT